In Bernardetia sp., the following proteins share a genomic window:
- a CDS encoding Maf family nucleotide pyrophosphatase, whose amino-acid sequence MFLPQLLKNYKVVLGSGSPRRKELLASMDINFEQRVKEVNEDILPSWKTEEVAQKLAEKKAQAQQKELQQDEILITSDTVVVIDEKILGKPQNTDEAKQMLALLSNKKHLVITGVCICSKDKLHSFSDTTEVFFKELSEAEIDYYVQHYKPFDKAGSYGAQEWLGMVGVERINGSYFNVMGLPVHKLYKEWSYFLS is encoded by the coding sequence ATGTTTTTACCTCAACTTTTAAAAAATTATAAGGTCGTTTTGGGTTCTGGCTCGCCACGTAGAAAAGAGCTTTTAGCTTCTATGGATATAAATTTTGAGCAGCGTGTCAAAGAAGTCAATGAAGATATTTTACCCTCTTGGAAAACCGAAGAAGTAGCTCAAAAACTAGCAGAAAAAAAGGCTCAAGCACAGCAAAAAGAACTACAACAAGATGAAATTCTGATTACCTCTGATACGGTGGTTGTTATTGATGAGAAAATACTTGGAAAACCTCAAAATACGGACGAAGCAAAACAGATGTTAGCACTACTTTCTAATAAAAAACATTTGGTAATCACAGGAGTTTGTATTTGTAGTAAAGATAAGTTACATAGCTTTTCAGACACTACAGAGGTCTTTTTTAAGGAATTGAGTGAAGCAGAAATTGATTACTATGTTCAGCATTATAAGCCTTTTGATAAAGCAGGTTCGTATGGAGCTCAAGAGTGGCTCGGAATGGTAGGCGTAGAGAGAATAAATGGCAGTTATTTCAATGTGATGGGATTGCCTGTCCATAAATTATACAAAGAGTGGTCTTATTTTTTATCTTGA